The stretch of DNA GCGGTTACGCCGGGTCGTGTTCGTTTGGGGAGGTTCCGCACGGCGACGCCGGCGAGTCCCCAGGCGACGGCTCCGGCGTACGCGGACGAGATTGGCCGCAGCCACGCGATTGCTGAGGCTGCTCCTCCCGCAGCTGCCAGCGCCGCGGTGCTCCACGCTTCGGCTCCGGGCCACGGCGCGCGAAGACCTGTGGCGATGATGGCTTCGGCCCCACCGGCGACCGTGGCCACTGTAATCCAGCCGCTGAACATGGCCAGCGGGATCCGCACCAGCCACCGGTCACGCGTCGATTCAGGCTTGGCCTCGGAGTGTTGTTCGGGCGCCGCGCGGACATACGCGGTGAGCGCGGCTGCGGTAGTGGCGGCAATAAGGCAAAGTTCCAAGCCAGGAATGTCTTGGGTCCAGACCCAGAAACCGGACAGGCCAACAGCGCAGGCCAGCGGATAACCGGTACGCCGCAGAAGCGGATCGCGGCGCTGTGCCGGCAGAGCCTGGTAGATGGCGTGACTGAAAAGACCTGCGTATATGGGAGTCCAGATGCTGAAGCTGTATCCGGCGGGGAGCACCATGCTTGGGCTGGTGGTGCCATCCCCGTAGTCGCCGGACACGCCGACGAGGAAACCGCCGCTTATCGCTGATGCTGTAGCTATTTGGCGGATGACATCAGGGTCGGGCATTGCTGGCCTGCTCTCGAGTGGACCCTTTCATGATGCCCTTTTCGCGGCCGTCAGGATAGATGCCTGCCGTGAAAAAAGTGCGTAGCTTATCTGGGGCTGTCGAGGGAGATGGATTCGACGTTTCGGGTGTATGGGCGCACCAGCCAAGTTGCGCCATTTCATGGGAGGGCTCCGGTTCAGGCGCGCAGAGGCTTTGGTCCTGCCTAGTGGTGCCACTGGCACCCGCGGGCTGAGGGACCTTAGGGGTCGAAGTGCGATGGGAGTCGCTCCGTTGAGACCGAGGCGACGATGGCTGCCGCGACGCCGGCGCACCACCGTGCTGGTCCGGGAGGCGGGAGGTCCCGCGCGGCTGATCACCAAGGGCGCCCCCGAGGACGTCCTGGCCCTGTGCGGGCCCACCCCGCCTGCCGTGCAGGCCATGCTGGCTGAACATTTCGACGCAGGCTCCCGGGTGGTGGCGGTGGCCGTCCGGCCAGTCGTAGGGCTGCTTCAGCTCACCCCGGAGGATGAGCGCTACCCGGTTTTGTCGGGCTTCCTCATCTTCCTGGACCGGCCCAAAGCCAGCGTCAGGGCTTCGCTGGACCAGCCTGAGGCGCTGGGGATCTCGGTGAAGATCGCCACGGGGGACAACGCCAAGGTCGCCGAAAAGGTCTGTGTGGAGGTGGGCGTGCTGTCCGGCGGAACCCTGACCGACGCAGAAATAGACGGAGTTTCCGACGCCGACCTCGCCGCGTCCGCGCGGACCACCACCATCTTCGCCCGCGTCTCGCCCGAACAAAAGGCGCGGATTATCGCCCTGCTGCGCCTTAGCGGCGGCTCGGTGGGTTTCATGGGTGACGGCGTGAACGACGCCCTGGCACTGCACAAGGCGGACATCGGCATCTCCGTGGACAGTGCCACCGACGTGGCCAAGGACGCCGCCGACGTCGTCCTCATGGACAAGGATCTCGGCGTCCTGGCCGAGGGCGTGATGGAGGGCCGGCGGATCTTCGCGAACACGATCAAATACGTGCTGATGGGCACCTCCAGCAACTTCGGGAACATGTTCAGTGCGGCCACTGGGTCGGTGGTGCTGAGCTTCCTGCCCATGCTGCCGGGCCAGATTCTGCTCAACAACCTGATTTACGATGCCAGCCAGCTGGCCATCCCGGGTGAGCGCGTGGACCAGAAACAGCTCCGGGCGCCATCGCACTGGAACATCGCGTTCATCAGGCGGTTTATGTTCCTTTTCGGGCCCATAAGTTCGCTGTTTGATTTCGCGACGTTCGCCCTCATGCTCATCGCGTTCCATGCCGTGCCGGGGGAGTTCCGTGCGGGCTGGTTTATCGAATCCATCGCCACCCAGACCCTCATTACTTTCGCCATCAGGACCAGGCACGTGCCCTTCTTCCGCAGCCGCCCGTCGCGCGGCCTGATCGCGGCTTCACTGGGCGCGGTGGCTCTCGGCGTCTATCTGCCGCTATGGCCGCTGGCCAGTCTGCTCGGCTTCGATCCGCTCCCGGTCCCGTTCTTCCTGGCCCTGCTGGGAATGATAGTGGTTTACATGGTTCTGGTGGAATTGGCCAAGGCCTGGTTCTTTCCCCGTGCCGCGCAGCAACTGCAGGCCGGCCCAATTCTGGTCCGCCGCCGGCATGACACCCACCATGTGGCCCGCCGCGCCTTCCGCTTCAGCAGTCCTGCACGGGTGAACGAACTAAGGCAAGGGGACAGCCCCAAACGCAAGCGCCAATGACATACCTGGCGCTCCACCTGATACCGCGAAGCATGACCACTTCGTCATTCATTACAAGCGGGGCTGGTAAACGGGCCAGGGAAGCGCGCTGCAAACGGAAATCAGGTTTCCACTATCTGAACCGCGGTCTCGAAATGCCTGCTGGCGAGGTCCGGTGGTGAGAGCAACTCTCTGAATTCTGTGGGGGTCATCGATGGCAGGTCGACGTCGCCGTTGAGTGTGTGTTCAGCGCCCTGGGAGCGCTGGATGTCGGGCCGGCGGCAGCCGCGGCGTGGACCGCCGGGTTGTCAAGTCCGACCGCAAACCGGTGGTTAAGCGAGCAATCAGAAGCTTTTGAGGTGCCGTGGGCGTCCGTAAGCAGCTGGCTCGCTATCGAGCAGATGGTGATGATCCTCCCTTGGCCGCACCGAGGGCTGGGGCGAAGGCGCGTACCGTCAGGGGTGCGAAGAAGCTCATTTCCATGGTGGCCCGGATGTCGTCAAAATATTGCGATTCCGCCTGGCTTCGATCTTTCCCGGCCTTCCGTAAGTGCGGGCTCCATGCGTTCGTTTTAGGCGAGAATTTCTTGGTAGAGGTCCAGGTGGTCTGCGATCATTCGGTCCGCGCTGAACCGTTTTTCCGCGGTTTCCCTGCATGTTGCACGGTCCAGGGTGGTGGCCAGGGGCAGGAGCGTGGCGAGTTCCTGGGTGGGGGCGAGGTAGCCGGTGACGCCGTCATCGATGATCTCCGGCGCCGCCCCCAACGCGGTGCCGAAGACCGGGGTACCGGTGGCAAGGGCTTCGATCATCACTAGGCCGAAGGGTTCGGACCATTGCAGCGGGCAGAGCAGGGCGACGGCGTTGCCGACCAGTTCAAACTTTGCTTTGTCGCCGATTTCACCGAGCATTTCGTCGTCGGGTCCCAGCGCTGGTTTGACGATGGTGTTGAAGTACTCGAGTTCTGCGGGCGCGCGCATTTTCGCGGCGATCCGTAGTGGGATGCCGGCTGCACGGGCGATGAGGACGGCTTCGAGTATGCCTTTGTCAGGGGACATTCTTCCAAGGAAGCAGGCGTAGCCGCCGTTGCCGGGGCCGACGGGTACTGCTGTCAGGTCCATTCCGTGGTGGATGATTCTGTCCACGTGAAGACGTGTGTGCCGGACCTGGTCTTGGGAGATCGCGATGATGTGCGAGGTTTGTCCGATTGCCTGGTAGATCTCGGTCATGTCAGGGGTCAGTACGCCGTGGATGGTGGTGACTTGCCGGAATCTTGCCGTGGCGATGGGAATACAAGGGCCCCAGGAGGGTGTGGTCGTGAATGATGTCCATCCCGCTCATTGCCTTGTAGGCCTGGACCAGGTGGCGTAGTTCTCGCGGGATCGAGTCGAGTTGCGTGGGATCTGACGGATGCATGGCGGGGGCGCGTGGTACCGGACAGCTGCTGTCGGAGGGGGCCGCAAGCAGCACTTCATGTCCGGCATCGGTGAGTCCGCGGGCGAGGGTATCGACGACTCTTTCTGTTCCTCCGTAGGCGGGCGGGGGGACCGGGAATCCGGGGCCGGAGATCAGCCCTATCCGCATTGGATCCCCCGGTCCCATATATAAGGCAATGGGCCGGGGGTGACAGCGTGCCTGTGGTTAAGGTGCTTCATTTTCGGCCTATGGCTGCCGGCTGTGGCTGGCGTTTCGGCCGAGCACGAATCCCAGGGCAATCATGACGATTCCGAGGGCTAGGTGCAGCCAGTTGTCTGCTGTGTTGACCGGGATGAAGTTGGCCGCCGACCCCTGGTCAATGAAAAGCCCGTAGAGCCAGAGCACCAGGTAAACCGCGCCGCCACCGATGAGGTAATACCTGGACTGCGTTACGGTCCGTCCCATGAGCAGCCCGGCTGCTCCGAACAGCAGGTGCACAATGTTGTGCAGGATGGAGACTTGGAAGACCCCGAGGAGCATCGCGCCCGATTCGTGGCCTGCGAAGCCCAGCTGTGAATAGTTGGTGGTGATGCCGGGGATGAATCCCACGATCCCGACGAGCGCAAACACGGCACCTGCTGTCAGGGCTGTGAGCTCCAATGGTGTTCTGTGGTGACCGGCGCCGATGCCCGGGCTTGCTGATGATGCAGACATGTCCTTCTCCTTCGTTTTAATGTGCCGCTTTCAATGGGACGCCCGATGGCGGCGGGCCAAACACGAGGTCAGGCGATGGTTGGTTTCCCTGGGCGGCGACCGCGCTGCGGGCGATGATGCGTTGGCCAATGGAGCGCACTGGCAGTAGTGTCAACGAGCCAATGCCGGGTCACCGGTTCGAAGACCGTGGTCATGTCGATGCCAGGGAATGGTTCTGCGTGGTGGAGCTCGGGCATGTTACCCGCGTGTGATGGGGAGCTTTCTGGGCGCTGCACGCTCGGTTACATCGGGCATAGGTGCCCGGACTTCAAGGACACCGTTGGTGTAGGAGGCCTTGACGTCCTCTTCTTTCACGCCTTCCGGGAGGGGGATGCTCCGGCTGAAGGAACCGTAGTGGAACTCGGACCGGTAACGGCCGTTGTCCTTGTGTTCTTCCTTTTCCTGCCGTTCGGCATGAATTTTGAGGGCACCGTCTTCCATGGTTACTTCGATGTCGTTGTCGGGATCGACACCGGGCATCTCGGCGCGGATTACCAGGTTCTTGCCGTCGACGAATTCTTCCACCCGGATCGGGGCGGGTCCTGAGTCTGTAGCAAAGAGGCGTTCCATGGAGTCCAGCAGTTCCAACGGGGAGCGGAGGATGGTGGTGAACGGTGGTGTCCTGCGGGACGTGGCGGACGGGGACCATCTCAGCAAATCGGACATAGCAGGTTTCTCCGGATTCAAGGCGAGTGGGCCCGCAGTACGCGGGCCTGGTTCTTTCAGTAGATACCGGGCCCACAGCCGGAGACAGGGGCGAAAGGCCCGTACCGCGGATGGCGTGGAAGGCGTTTCATTGAGGGGAGGAAACCCTCGGGCCGGGAGGGTTCTCGGGAGCGTGACCGGATGGGTGTGGAAGTACGTGATCGGTGACGGTACCTCCCGCAAAATCTGGACTCGGCGGCGTGTGCATTGAACTCCCGCCGCGTGTTCCCTCGGCAAACAGTAGGTGCCTGTCGCACATGGGCAATGGGTGAAGGAACAGGAAAGGTTGGCCTATGTCTGGTCTGTTTGAGCTGTTTACTGATCAACACGATCACGTCCGGTTTCGAGTCCTTGCCCGGGATGGGGCTATCCTTGCCGTGTCGGGTGCTTATCCCGATAAGGCATCCGCGGCACGCGCGATCACCCAGACACGTGAAAGTGCAGGAACAGGTCTGATTAACGACCACTGCGGCCCGGTCGCAGGATTCCATCCCGGACCGTCCGGTGACGTGGGGAATGTCAGGACTAAGTCGGACGTGATGTTCGACGACATAGCTCTCAACAGTGAGAGCATTGAGGAAGCCTTGGGTACCCTCGCCGTTGTGGCCGGATTTCTGCTTGCTTCGATCGAATCAGTTGCGCTGTGCAGTATCACCCTGAGCCGGCCGAAGAAGGCGACCGTCCGTGTTTGCAGTGCAAGGCCGCCAGTGGATGTTTTGACAGGTGAGCCTCAACCGGCTTTTCCACTGCAGAGGCCCGAGGAAGCGTTCGTGTCCGTCCTCGGCATCCCGCTTCTGGACAAGGGAGCCCCCCGGGCCGTTCTCACTCTCTGGTCCTGCGACTCCACCCCTATAACCGGCGGTGACTCCAGAGCAGCGCACTCCGTGGCGGAACGGGTATCAAGAGTGCTTCGTCAGGCCCTGCGTATGGCCGAACTCAGAGAAACGGCCGAGAACCTCTACGCTGCCCTTGAACACAGGACTGCCATTGATACAGCCATCGGCGTCATTATGGGGCAAAACCGCTGTGACCACGACACTGCGTACGACATGCTTCTGCGGGCATCCAGCACTCGAAACGTCAAGGTCCGCGACCTGGCTGCGGCACTATTGGGATCCGTCTCCGGCGAACACCGCGCACCAGTCCACTTCGATCCCTAAGCGCGCATCGGGTTTCGTTCCCGCCGGAAACGGTGGGGGAGGGCAAAGAAGTACGTTTGGGCTCGAGTGACAAGCAGGAACGTTTAGCAGGGTGAGGGAACAATAACTGGTCAGGGTTGTTAGCATTGGCTTAATAGGATGAGCTGGGAAATCCCAGGTATCGAAATCCAGGACGATGAAGACCGCCATGGATAACGCTGGTCAACGACCGAGGTGTTCTTCATGTGGCGTGAACCTATCAGGCAGCGACGACGGGACCTTCCACCCGGTCTTTCCGGCCGGCCGAATGAAATAGTCCACCCGCAGGAGCGTATAGACGGCCTGGTCGAAGCTGTCATCTCTCTGACCGAAGACCTGAGTCTGAACACCGTGCTCCAGGGCGTCGCGCAGTCGGCATGCGAACTTGTCGGTACCCGTTACGGTTCCCTGGATGTCCTTGGCGGCGACCAGCAGCTCAGCCAATCCATCACCGCTGACCTTGAACCCCGTGCCCTACGGCTGCAAGACCTGGGCGAGCATCCCCTGGTTAGGGGCTTTCGTGCCAGCCGGCCGCCAATGACAAGTGTTCTTGGCGTTCCAATCAAAGTGCGGGGTCAAATGTTCGGCAATCTCTACCTGACCGAGAAGATCGACGGAGGAGACTTCACGGTCGAGGACGAAAACCTCGCCGCGGCGCTAGCGGCTGCGGCGGGGGTTGCCATCCAGAACGCCCTGTTGCTCGAAGACAGCAACAGCCGCCGGCGGTGGCTGGAAGCTGGCATGGAAGCCACCGACAGGCTCCAAGCCCAACCACGTTCCGTCATGGACAACATGGCTTTGATCACCGAAGAAGCTCTGGATGCCTCCGTTTCTTCGTTGTCCCTGATAGCGGAGGTGGCACTGGACGGGCGCCTCAAGTGCCGGACTTCCAGCGGGACCCCGTTGGTTCCATGCGGTCAGGAACTCC from Pseudarthrobacter chlorophenolicus A6 encodes:
- a CDS encoding HAD-IC family P-type ATPase gives rise to the protein MRPRRRWLPRRRRTTVLVREAGGPARLITKGAPEDVLALCGPTPPAVQAMLAEHFDAGSRVVAVAVRPVVGLLQLTPEDERYPVLSGFLIFLDRPKASVRASLDQPEALGISVKIATGDNAKVAEKVCVEVGVLSGGTLTDAEIDGVSDADLAASARTTTIFARVSPEQKARIIALLRLSGGSVGFMGDGVNDALALHKADIGISVDSATDVAKDAADVVLMDKDLGVLAEGVMEGRRIFANTIKYVLMGTSSNFGNMFSAATGSVVLSFLPMLPGQILLNNLIYDASQLAIPGERVDQKQLRAPSHWNIAFIRRFMFLFGPISSLFDFATFALMLIAFHAVPGEFRAGWFIESIATQTLITFAIRTRHVPFFRSRPSRGLIAASLGAVALGVYLPLWPLASLLGFDPLPVPFFLALLGMIVVYMVLVELAKAWFFPRAAQQLQAGPILVRRRHDTHHVARRAFRFSSPARVNELRQGDSPKRKRQ
- a CDS encoding ANTAR domain-containing protein, with amino-acid sequence MSGLFELFTDQHDHVRFRVLARDGAILAVSGAYPDKASAARAITQTRESAGTGLINDHCGPVAGFHPGPSGDVGNVRTKSDVMFDDIALNSESIEEALGTLAVVAGFLLASIESVALCSITLSRPKKATVRVCSARPPVDVLTGEPQPAFPLQRPEEAFVSVLGIPLLDKGAPRAVLTLWSCDSTPITGGDSRAAHSVAERVSRVLRQALRMAELRETAENLYAALEHRTAIDTAIGVIMGQNRCDHDTAYDMLLRASSTRNVKVRDLAAALLGSVSGEHRAPVHFDP
- a CDS encoding DUF4383 domain-containing protein; the encoded protein is MSASSASPGIGAGHHRTPLELTALTAGAVFALVGIVGFIPGITTNYSQLGFAGHESGAMLLGVFQVSILHNIVHLLFGAAGLLMGRTVTQSRYYLIGGGAVYLVLWLYGLFIDQGSAANFIPVNTADNWLHLALGIVMIALGFVLGRNASHSRQP
- a CDS encoding Hsp20/alpha crystallin family protein gives rise to the protein MSDLLRWSPSATSRRTPPFTTILRSPLELLDSMERLFATDSGPAPIRVEEFVDGKNLVIRAEMPGVDPDNDIEVTMEDGALKIHAERQEKEEHKDNGRYRSEFHYGSFSRSIPLPEGVKEEDVKASYTNGVLEVRAPMPDVTERAAPRKLPITRG
- a CDS encoding glycosyltransferase, whose amino-acid sequence is MTEIYQAIGQTSHIIAISQDQVRHTRLHVDRIIHHGMDLTAVPVGPGNGGYACFLGRMSPDKGILEAVLIARAAGIPLRIAAKMRAPAELEYFNTIVKPALGPDDEMLGEIGDKAKFELVGNAVALLCPLQWSEPFGLVMIEALATGTPVFGTALGAAPEIIDDGVTGYLAPTQELATLLPLATTLDRATCRETAEKRFSADRMIADHLDLYQEILA
- a CDS encoding glycosyltransferase codes for the protein MGPGDPMRIGLISGPGFPVPPPAYGGTERVVDTLARGLTDAGHEVLLAAPSDSSCPVPRAPAMHPSDPTQLDSIPRELRHLVQAYKAMSGMDIIHDHTLLGPLYSHRHGKIPASHHHPRRTDP